In Rattus norvegicus strain BN/NHsdMcwi chromosome 3, GRCr8, whole genome shotgun sequence, a genomic segment contains:
- the LOC134486149 gene encoding histidine-rich glycoprotein-like yields the protein MCACTHTHTHHTYTPHTHTHTPHTHHTYTPHTHTTHTHTTHTQTTHTPQIYTHTHTPHTHHTYTPHTHTHTYHMHTHTPHTHIHHTHTPHTHHTHTNHTHTTHIHHTHTHHIHTHTTHTTHTYTPHTHTPHIYTHTHTPHIYTTHTHTTYTHTPHTPHTHIHHTHTHHTYTPTHTHHTYTPHTHTTYTHTHHTHHTHIYTTHTHHTHTTHIDHTHTHTTHTTHIHHTHIPQHTTHIHHTHTHHTHTTHIHHTHTTTHHTYTPHTHTPHTYTTSHTPHTTHHTPHTQTHTTHIHHTHTHHTPHTTHTHTTPHRHTPHTTHHTPHTTHTHTTHHTPHTHTTHHTHTHHTTQTHTTHHTPHTTHTHHTPHTHTHTTHHTPHTHTTPHRHTPHTHHTPHTHTHHTPHTTHTPHHTDTHHTPHTTHHTHTPHTTHTHHTTQTHTTHHTPHTTHTHHTPHTHTHHTPHTTHTHHTTQTHTTHHTHTHTPHTTHHT from the coding sequence atgtgtgcgtgcacacacacacacacacaccacacatatacaccacacacacacacacacacaccacacacacaccacacatatacaccacacacacacaccacacacacacacaccacacacacacaaaccacacacacaccacagatatacacccacacacacacaccacacacacaccacacatatacaccacacacacacacacacacataccacatgcacacacacacaccacatacacatatacaccacacacacacaccacacacacaccacacacacacaaaccacacacacaccacacatatacaccacacacacacacaccacatacacacacacaccacacacaccacacacacatatacaccacacacacacacaccacacatatacacccacacacacacaccacacatatacaccacacacacacacaccacatacacacacacaccacacacaccacacacacatatacaccacacacacacacaccacacatatacacccacacacacacaccacacatatacaccacatacacacaccacatacacacacacacaccacacacaccacacacacatatacaccacacacacacaccacacacacaccacacatatagaccacacacacacacacaccacacacaccacacatatacaccacacacacataccacaacacaccacacatatacaccacacacacacacaccacacacacaccacacatatacaccacacacacaccacaacacaccacacatatacaccacacacacacacaccacacacatacaccacatcacacacaccacacaccacacaccacacaccacacacacaaacacacaccacacatatacaccacacacacacacaccacacgccacacaccacacacacacacaccacaccacacagacacacaccacacaccacacaccacacaccacacaccacacacacacacaccacacaccacacaccacacacacacaccacacaccacacacacacacaccacaccacacagacacacaccacacaccacacaccacacaccacacacacacaccacacaccacacacacacacacacaccacacaccacacaccacacacacacaccacaccacacagacacacaccacacacacaccacacaccacacacacacacacaccacacaccacacaccacacacacaccacaccacacagacacacaccacacaccacacaccacacaccacacacacacaccacacaccacacacacacaccacaccacacagacacacaccacacaccacacaccacacaccacacacacacaccacacaccacacacacacacacaccacacaccacacaccacacacacacaccacaccacacagacacacaccacacaccacacacacacacacacaccacacaccacacaccacacataa